In one window of Nomascus leucogenys isolate Asia chromosome 1a, Asia_NLE_v1, whole genome shotgun sequence DNA:
- the NIN gene encoding ninein isoform X5 translates to MNFWSPRTAFTRRLWPALRLKSGICCELSRRERVDQVVREKEKLRSDLDKAEKLKSLMASEVDDHHAAIERRNEYNLRKLDEEYKERIAALKNELQKEREQILQQAGKQRSELEQEIEKAKTEENYIRDRLALSLKENSRLENELLENAEKLAGYENLTNKLQRNLENVLAEKFGDLDPSSAEFFLQEERLTQMRNEYERQCRVLQDQVDELQSELEEYRAQGRVLRLPLKNSPSEELDANSGGIEPDHGLGSEECNPLNMSIEAELVIEQMKEQHHRDICCLRLELEDKVRHYEKQLDKTVVSCEKAQENMKQRHENEMHTLEKQISDLKNEIAELQGQAAVLKEAHHEATCRHEEEKKQLQVKLEEEKTHLQEKLRLEHEVELKARLTQAQASFEREREGLQSSVWTEEKVRGLTQELEQFHQEQLTSLVEKHTLEKEELRKELLEKHQRELQEGREKMETECNRRTSQIEAQFQSDCQKVTERCESTLQSLEGRYRQELKDLREQQREEKSQWEFEKDELTQECAEAQELLKETLKREKATSLVLTQEREMLEKTYKEHLNSMVIEREQLLQDLEDLRNVSETQQSLLSDQILELKSSHKRELREREEVLCQAGASEQLASQRLERLEMERDQERQEMMSKLLAMENIHKATCEKADRERAEMSTEISRLQSKIKEMQQAASPLSTLQSGCQVIGEEEVEGDGALSLLQQGEQLLEENGDVLLSLQRAHEQAVKENVKMATEISRLQQRLQKLEPGLVMSSCLDEPATEFFGNTARQTEPFLQQNRTKQVEGVTRRHVLSDLEDDEVRDLGSTGTSSVQRQQVKREESEASVEGFSELENSEETRTESWELKNQISQLQEQLMMLCADCDRASEKKQDLLFDVSVLKKKLKMLERIPEASPKYKLLYEDVSQENDCLQEELRMMETRYDEALENNKELTAEVFRLQDELKKMEEVTETFLSLEKSYDEVKIENEELNVLVLRLQGKIEKLQESVVQRCDCCLWEASLENLEIEPDGNILQLNQTLEECVPSVRSVHHVIEECKQENQYLEGNTQLLEKVKAHEIAWLHGTIQAHQERPRVQNQVILEENATLLGFQDKHFQRQATIAELELEKTKLQELTRKLKERVTILVKQKDVLSQGEKEEELKAMMHDLQITCSEMQQKVELLRYESEKLQQENSILRNEITTLNEEDSISNLKLGTLNGSQEEMWQKTETVKQENAAVQKMVENLKKQISELKIKNQQLDLENTELSQKNSQNQEKLQELNQRLTEMLCQKEKEPGNSALEEREQEKFNLKEELERCKVQSSTLVSSLEAELSEVKIQTHIVEQENLLLKEELEKMKQLHRCPDLSDFQQKISSVLTYNEKLLKEKEALSEELNSCVDKLAKSSLLEHRIATMKQEQKSWEHQSASLKSQLVASQEKVQNLEDALQNVNLQMSRLKSDLRVTQQEKEALKQEVISLHKQLQNAGGKSWAPEIATHPSGLHNQQKRLSWDKLDHLMNEEQQLLWQENERLQTVVQNTKAELTHSREKVRQLESNLLPKHQKHLNPSGTMKPTEQEKLSLKRECDQFQKEQSPTNRKVSQMNSLEQELETIHLENEGLKKKQVKLDEQLMEMQHLRSTAMPSPSPYAWDLQLLQQQACLMVPREQFLQLQHQLLQAERINQHLQEELENRTSETNTPQGNQEQLVTVMEERMIEVEQKLKLVKRLLQEKVNQLKEQLCKNTKADAVVKDLYVENAQLLKALEVTEQRQKTAEKKNYLLEEKIASLSNIVRNLTPAPLTSTPPLRS, encoded by the exons ATGAACTTTTGGTCACCAAGAACAGCATTCACCAGGCGGCTCTGGCCAGCTTTAAGGCTGAAATCCGGCATTTGTTGTGAGTTGAGCAGAAG GGAACGAGTTGATCAGGTggtcagagaaaaagagaagctaCGATCAGATCTGGACAAGGCCGAGAAGCTCAAGTCTTTAATGGCCTCGGAGGTGGATGATCACCATGCGGCCATAGAGCGGCGGAATGAGTACAACCTCAG GAAACTGGATGAAGAGTACAAGGAGCGAATagcagccttaaaaaatgaactccaaaaagagagagagcagatCCTGCAGCAGGCAGGCAAGCAGCGTTCAGAACTTGAACAGGAAATTGAAAAGGCAAAAACAGAAGAGAACTATATCCGGGACCGCCTTGCCCTCTCTTTAAAG GAAAACAGTCGTCTGGAAAATGAGCTTCTGGAAAATGCAGAGAAGTTGGCAGGATATGAGAATCTGACAAACAAACTTCagagaaatttggaaaatgtgtTAGCAGAAAAG TTTGGTGACCTCGATCCTAGCAGTGCTGAGTTCTTCCTGCAAGAAGAGAGACTGACACAGATGAGAAATGAATATGAGCGGCAGTGCAGG GTACTACAAGACCAAGTAGATGAACTCCAGTCTGAGCTGGAAGAATATCGTGCACAAGGCAGAGTGCTCAGGCTTCCGTTGAAGAACTCACCGTCAGAAGAACTTGATGCTAACAGCGGTGGCATTGAGCCCGACCATG GGCTCGGTTCTGAAGAATGCAATCCATTGAATATGAGCATTGAGGCAGAGCTGGTCATTGAACAGATGAAAGAACAACATCACAGGGACATATGTTGCCTCAGACTGGAGCTCGAAGATAAA GTGCGCCATTATGAAAAGCAGCTGGACAAAACCGTGGTCAGCTGCGAGAAGGCACAGGAGAACATGAAGCAAAGGCATGAGAACGAAATGCACAccttagaaaaacaaataagtgaccttaaaaatgaaattgctgAACTTCAGGGGCAAGCAGCAGTGCTCAAGGAGGCACATCATGAGGCCACTTGCAGGCATGAGGAGGAGAAAAAACAACTGCAAGTGAAGCTTGAGGAGGAAAAGACTCACCTGCaggagaagctgaggctggaaCATGAGGTGGAGCTCAAGGCTAGACTGACACAGGCTCAAGCAAGCTTTGAGCGGGAGAGGGAAGGCCTTCAGAGTAGTGTCTGGACAGAAGAGAAGGTGAGAGGCTTGACTCAGGAACTAGAGCAGTTTCATCAGGAGCAGCTGACAAGCCTGGTGGAGAAACACACTCTTGAGAAAGAGGAGTTAAGAAAAGAGCTCTTGGAAAAGCACCAAAGGGAGCTTCAGGAGGGAAG ggaaaaaatggaaacagagtGTAATAGAAGAACCTCTCAGATAGAAGCCCAGTTTCAGTCTGATTGTCAGAAAGTCACTGAGAGGTGTGAAAGCACTCTGCAAAGCCTGGAGGGGCGCTACCGCCAAGAGCTCAAGGACCTCCGGGAACAGCAGCGCGAGGAGAAATCCCAGTGGGAATTTGAGAAGGACGAGCTCACCCAGGAGTGTGCAGAAGCCCAGGAGCTGCTGAAAGAGACTcttaagagagagaaagcaacTTCTCTGGTCCTGACCCAGGAGAGAGAGATGCTGgagaaaacatacaaagaacATTTGAACAGCATGGTCATCGAGAGAGAGCAGCTACTCCAAGACCTGGAAGACCTAAGAAATGTATCTGAAACCCAGCAAAGCCTGCTGTCTGACCAGATACTCGAGCTGAAGAGCAGTCACAAAAGAGAACTGAGGGAGCGCGAGGAGGTCCTGTGCCAGGCAGGGGCTTCGGAGCAGCTGGCCAGCCAGCGGCTGGAAAGACTAGAAATGGAACGTGACCAGGAAAGGCAGGAAATGATGTCCAAGCTTCTGGCCATGGAGAACATTCACAAAGCGACCTGTGAGAAAGCAGATCGAGAAAGAGCTGAGATGAGCACAGAAATCTCCAGACTTCAgagtaaaataaaggaaatgcagCAGGCAGCATCTCCTCTCTCCACACTTCAGAGTGGTTGCCAGGTGAtaggagaggaggaggtggaaggagatGGAGCCCTGTCTCTGCTTCAGCAAGGGGAGCAGCTGTTGGAAGAAAATGGGGACGTCCTCTTAAGCCTGCAGAGAGCTCATGAACAGGCAGtgaaggaaaatgtgaaaatggcTACTGAAATTTCTAGATTGCAACAGAGGCTACAAAAGTTAGAGCCAGGGTTAGTAATGTCTTCTTGTTTGGATGAGCCAGCTACTGAGTTTTTTGGAAATACTGCGAGACAAACAGAGCCGTTTTTACAGCAAAACCGAACGAAGCAAGTAGAAGGTGTGACCAGGCGGCATGTCCTAAGTGACCTGGAAGATGATGAGGTCCGGGACCTGGGAAGTACAGGGACGAGCTCTGTTCAGAGACAGCAAGTCAAAAGAGAGGAGTCTGAAGCTTCAGTAGAGGGTTTTTCCGAGCTTGAAAACAGTGAAGAGACCAGGACTGAATCCTGGGAGCTGAAGAATCAGATTAGTCAGCTTCAGGAACAGCTAATGATGTTATGTGCGGACTGTGATCGAGCTTCTGAAAAGAAACAGGACCTACTTTTTGATGTTTCTGTgctaaaaaagaaactgaagatgcTTGAGAGAATCCCTGAGGCTTCTCCCAAATATAAGCTGTTGTATGAAGATGTGAGCCAAGAAAATGACTGCCTTCAGGAAGAGCTGAGAATGATGGAGACACGCTACGATGAGGCactagaaaataacaaagaactCACTGCAGAGGTTTTCAGGTTGCAGGATGAGCTGAAGAAAATGGAGGAAGTCACCGAAACATTCCTTAGCCTGGAAAAGAGTTACGATGAGgtcaaaatagaaaatgaggagctgaatgttctGGTTTTGAGACTTCAAGGCAAGATTGAGAAGCTGCAGGAAAGCGTGGTCCAGCGGTGTGACTGCTGCTTATGGGAAGCCAGTTTAGAGAACCTGGAAATCGAACCTGATGGAAATATACTCCAGCTCAATCAGACACTGGAAGAGTGTGTGCCCAGCGTTAGGAGTGTACATCATGTCATAGAAGAATGTAAGCAAGAAAACCAGTACCTTGAGGGGAACACACAGCTCTTGGAAAAAGTAAAAGCACACGAAATTGCCTGGTTACATGGAACAATTCAGGCACATCAAGAAAGGCCAAGAGTACAGAATCAAGTTATACTGGAGGAAAACGCTACTCTCCTAGGCTTTCAAGACAAACATTTTCAGCGTCAGGCCACAATAGCAGAGTTAGAACTGGAGAAAACAAAGTTACAGGAGCTGACTAGGAAGTTGAAGGAGAGAGTCACTATTTTAGTTAAGCAAAAAGATGTGCTTTctcaaggagaaaaggaggaagagctgAAGGCAATGATGCATGACTTGCAGATCACGTGCAGTGAGATGCAGCAAAAAGTTGAACTTCTGAG ATATGAATCTGAAAAGCTTCAACAGGAAAATTCTATTTTGAGAAATGAAATTACTACTTTAAATGAAGAAGATAGCATTTCTAACCTGAAATTAGGGACATTAAATGGATCTCAGGAAGAAATGTG GCAAAAAACGGAAACTGTAAAACAAGAAAATGCTGCAGTTCAGAAGATGgttgaaaatttaaagaaacag atttcagaattaaaaatcaaaaaccaaCAGTTggatttggaaaatacagaactTAGCcaaaagaactctcaaaaccagGAAAAACTGCAAGAACTTAATCAACGTCTAACAGAAATGCTATGCCAGAAGGAAAAAGAGCCAGGAAACAGTGCATTGGAGGAACGGGAACAAGAGAAGTTTAATCTGAAAGAAGAACTGGAACGTTGTAAAGTGCAG tcCTCCACTTTAGTGTCTTCTCTGGAGGCGGAGCTCTCTGAAGTTAAAATACAGACCCATATTGTGGAACAGGAAAACCTCCTTCTCAAAGAAGAActggagaaaatgaaacag CTGCACAGATGTCCTGATCTCTCTGACTTCCAGCAAAAAATCTCTAGTGTTCTAACCTACAACgaaaaactgctgaaagaaaaggaagctcTGAGTGAGGAATTAAATAGCTGTGTCGATAAG TTGGCAAAATCAAGTCTTTTAGAGCACAGAATTGCGACGATGAAGCAGGAACAGAAATCCTGGGAACATCAGAGTGCGAGCTTAAAGTCACAGCTGGTGGCTTCTCAGGAAAAG GTTCAGAATTTAGAAGACGCCCTGCAGAATGTAAACCTGCAAATGTCCCGGTTGAAATCTGACCTACGAGTGACTCAGCAGGAAAAGGAGGCTTTAAAACAAGAAGTGATATCTTTGCATAAGCAACTTCAGAATGCTGGTGGCAAg AGCTGGGCGCCAGAAATAGCTACTCATCCATCAGGGCTCCATAACCAGCAGAAAAGGCTGTCCTGGGACAAGTTGGATCATCTGATGAATGAGGAACAGCAGCTGCTTTGGCAAGAGAATGAGAGGCTCCAGACCGTGGTACAGAACACCAAAGCCGAACTCACGCACTCCCGGGAGAAG GTCCGTCAACTGGAATCCAATCTTCTTCCCAAGCACCAAAAACATCTAAACCCATCAGGTACCATGAAACCCACAGAGCAAGAAAAATTGAGCTTAAAGAGAGAGTGTGATCAGTTTCAGAAAGAACAATCTCCTACTAACAGGAAG gtcaGTCAGATGAATTCCCTTGAACAAGAATTAGAAACaattcatttggaaaatgaaggcctgaaaaagaaacaagtaaaactGGATGAGCAGCTCATGGAG